From a region of the Sesamum indicum cultivar Zhongzhi No. 13 linkage group LG3, S_indicum_v1.0, whole genome shotgun sequence genome:
- the LOC105159483 gene encoding uncharacterized protein LOC105159483, whose product MDSQRSQAKLTRSNSSLLRSSPTIRSSIHSLSSVSEITPDQETEDLEEQKPHSKPSTPPVRSGSARFAPVLSVLLLSAYTLFAFCNWDDMSTSENLLLALIFVAVLLFFVSKNKALLNENFNFCKQLCDEYGKRFGLSCFTSKNHSKTVQWFIGESNLNMERKQQNNKESSIRNVVIEGVEFYSNGDFYEGEFHKGKCNGSGVYNYIVNGRYEGDWVDGRYDGYGIESWARGSRYRGQYRQGLRHGYGVYQFYTGDTYAGEWCSGQSHGIGVQSCADGSCYIGEFKCGVKHGLGRYHFRNRDRYAGEYFGDKIHGFGVYHFANGHCYEGSWHEGRKQGYGMYTFRNGEMRCGEWDGGNLLTPLPPLTDAVLRAVQAARQTAENASHLRRVDEKVNKAVTAANRAATAARVAAVRAVQNRIHGKFCDTNI is encoded by the exons ATGGACAGTCAGAGAAGCCAGGCGAAGCTTACAAGGTCCAACTCTTCACTACTCCGGTCTTCCCCTACCATCCGGTCATCAATCCACAGTTTATCTTCCGTTAGCGAGATCACACCTGATCAAGAAACAGAAGACCTCGAGGAGCAAAAGCCCCACAGCAAACCTAGTACGCCACCTGTTCGATCCGGTTCTGCGCGTTTCGCACCGGTTCTTTCCGTTCTCTTGCTCTCAGCTTACACCCTTTTCGCCTTTTGCAACTGGGATGACATGTCCACCTCGGAGAATTTACTTTTAGCTTTAATATTTGTCGCGGTTTTGCTGTTTTTTGTCTCGAAGAACAAGGCTCTACTCAACGAAAATTTCAACTTCTGCAAGCAATTGTGTGATGAGTATGGGAAAAGATTTGGGCTTTCTTGTTTTACTTCCAAGAATCATTCAAAAACGGTGCAATGGTTCATCGGCGAGTCAAATTTAAACAtggaaagaaagcaacaaaacaATAAGGAGAGTAGTATTAGGAATGTTGTAATAGAGGGGGTGGAGTTCTATAGCAATGGTGATTTCTATGAGGGAGAGTTTCACAAGGGAAAGTGTAACGGAAGTGGAGTGTATAATTACATCGTAAATGGGAGGTATGAAGGGGATTGGGTTGATGGGAGGTACGATGGTTATGGGATTGAAAGTTGGGCTAGGGGAAGTAGATATAGAGGGCAATATCGGCAGGGATTGAGGCATGGGTATGGGGTTTATCAGTTTTATACAGGGGATACATATGCTGGAGAGTGGTGCAGCGGACAAAGTCACGGGATTGGAGTCCAGTCTTGTGCTGATGGAAGCTGTTACATTGGGGAGTTCAAGTGTGGGGTTAAACATGGCCTTGGACGTTACCATTTCAG GAATCGAGATAGATATGCTGGGGAGtattttggagacaaaatCCATGGTTTTGGAGTCTATCATTTTGCCAATGGACACTGTTATGAAGGATCATGGCATGAAGGGCGCAAGCAAGGTTATGGCATGTATACTTTCCGCAACGGTGAGATGAGATGTGGTGAATGGGATGGTGGCAATCTTTTGACTCCTCTTCCCCCTCTAACTGATGCAGTCCTTCGAGCAGTTCAG GCTGCTAGGCAAACTGCTGAAAACGCAAGTCACCTTCGCCGGGTAGATGAGAAAGTGAACAAGGCTGTGACTGCTGCAAACAGGGCTGCTACTGCTGCAAGAGTTGCTGCCGTCAGAGCCGTTCAGAATAGGATTCACGGAAAGTTCTGCGATACTAACATTTAA